A section of the Acanthopagrus latus isolate v.2019 chromosome 20, fAcaLat1.1, whole genome shotgun sequence genome encodes:
- the rgrb gene encoding retinal G protein coupled receptor b encodes MAAYTLPEGFTEFDMFTFGTALLVGGLLGFFLNAISIVSFLTVKEMRNPSNFFVFNLAVADLSLNINGLTAAYASYVRSWPFGQDGCSFHGFQGMIAVLASISFMAAISWDRYHQYCTRQKLFWSTTLTMSGIIWILSIFWAAVPLMGWGVYDFEPMRTCCTLDYTRGDRDYVTYMLTLVALYLTFPAITMFSCYDSIHKHFKKIHHHRFNTSMPLRVMLMCWGPYVLMCIYACFENVKVVSPKLRMVLPVVAKTNPIFNALLYSFGNEFYRGGVWHFLTGQKIVDPMVKKSN; translated from the exons ATGGCAGCGTACACGCTACCGGAGGGCTTCACGGAGTTCGATATGTTTACATTCGGCACGGCGCTGCTGGTCGGGG GTCTCCTGGGATTCTTCCTCAATGCCATCAGCATCGTGTCGTTCCTCACGGTGAAGGAGATGAGGAACCCCAGCAACTTCTTCGTGTTCAACCTCGCTGTGGCCGACCTCAGTTTGAACATTAACGGACTGACAGCTGCGTACGCGAGCTACGTCAG gTCTTGGCCGTTTGGTCAAGATGGATGCTCCTTCCATGGTTTTCAGGGGATGATAGCAGTCCTGGCGTCCATCAGTTTCATGGCTGCCATCTCTTGGGACAGATATCACCAGTACTGCACCA GACAGAAGCTCTTCTGGAGCACCACTCTGACGATGAGCGGCATCATCTGGATTCTGTCCATCTTCTGGGCTGCCGTTCCTCTGATGGGATGGGGCGTCTATGACTTTGAGCCCATGAGGACCTGCTGCACGCTGGACTACACAAGAGGGGACAG GGACTACGTGACCTACATGCTGACTCTGGTGGCGCTCTACCTGACGTTCCCAGCTATCACCATGTTCTCATGTTACGATTCCATCCACAAACACTTCAAGAAGATTCATCACCACAGG TTTAACACCAGTATGCCCTTGAGGGTCATGCTGATGTGCTGGGGCCCCTACGTCCTCATGTGCATCTACGCCTGCTTCGAGAACGTCAAGGTCGTGTCTCCAAAACTAAGAATG GTGCTTCCAGTTGTGGCAAAGACGAACCCCATCTTCAACGCCCTCCTCTACTCATTTGGAAATGAGTTCTACCGAGGCGGCGTGTGGCACTTCCTCACCGGACAGAAGATCGTCGATCCGATGGTCAAGAAGTCGAACTGA